GCGCAACATCGATTCTTCTAATGTTCTGATTAAATTAAAAACGAATGTCAACGCCTGTTTGGTGCTACCTGAAAATCAGGAAGAAAATGAAATTCTGACGATGCTGTTAATGCCGATTCGGTTGGAGTAATTCACAGCGTCGTTACTTATTTTCACATCAATTATTTTTGATTTTACCGGAGCGCCGGGTAGATATGCAGTAAATGGTCATAAAAAATCTCAGACTTGTCAATTTTAGAAATTATTTAACCGCTAATTTTACTTTCCACCCGCAGTTAAATCTGATCCTTGGAGAAAATGGGAGCGGGAAAACAAAGGTTTTGGAGGCGATTCAAATTTTAGCGCTTTCTAAAAGTTTCAGAACCAATGTAGATGCCGATATCGTAAATCATAACGAATCATATTATCAAGTATTTGGTGAGTTTGAAGGAATCGGCGAATCAGAAGTCAATCTGAATGTCAATTTTTCTAAAAA
The Candidatus Marinimicrobia bacterium CG08_land_8_20_14_0_20_45_22 genome window above contains:
- a CDS encoding DNA polymerase III subunit beta; protein product: NKEQMSSAEENIDVDYQGENIEIGFNADYLRELLRNIDSSNVLIKLKTNVNACLVLPENQEENEILTMLLMPIRLE